From one Gracilinanus agilis isolate LMUSP501 chromosome 5, AgileGrace, whole genome shotgun sequence genomic stretch:
- the ESYT1 gene encoding extended synaptotagmin-1 isoform X2 has product MERPVGKDLGPVESAVDQLPAAPAKEDPSPTKPPPSKQQHPGAAGEALAVLSSFGRRLLVLVPVYLAGALGLSVGFVLFGLALYLGWRRVRGEKERSLRAARQLLDNEEQLTSQTLYLSHRELPAWVSFPDVEKVEWLNKIVAQAWPFLGQYMEKLLAETVAPAVRASNTHLQTFTFTRVELGEKPLRILGVKVHTGQNKQQILLDLNVSYVGDVQIDVEVKKYFCKAGVKGMQLHGILRVILEPLMGDLPIVGAVSMFFIRRPTLDINWTGMTNLLDIPGLSSLSDTVIMDSIAAFLVLPNRLLVPLVPDLQDVAQLRSPLPRGIVRIHLLAARALSSKDTYVPGLMKGKSDPYAIVRVGTQVFCSRVINEDLNPQWGETYEVMVHEVPGQEVEVEIFDKDPDKDDFLGRLKLDLGKVLEAQVLDNWFPLQGGQGQVHLRLEWLSLLPDADKLEQVLQWNRGISSRPEPPSAAILVVYLDRAQDLPLSAPSQLKKGNKEPNPMVQFSVQDVTRESKAAYNTNSPVWEEAFRFFLQDPRSQELDAQVKDDSRALTLGALTLPLARLLTAPDLTLDQWFQLSSSGPNSRLYMKLVLRILYSDTSHLHFPTMPSSPGLLDTASESIQMGSSVDIPPRPSHCTPDGHFGTESVLRIHVLEAQDLIAKDRFLGGLVKGKSDPYVKLRVAGRSFRSRVVREELNPRWNEVFEVIVTAIPGQELEVDVFDKDLDKDDFLGRCKVSLSRVLSSGFIDEWLSLEDVPSGRLHLRLERLTPRPTATELEEVLQVNSLIQTQKSAELAAALLSVYLERAEDLPLRKGTKPPNPYASLTVGDTSYKSKTCPQTAAPIWDESFSFLIRKPNIESLELQVRGEGTGTLGSVSLQLSELLIADQLCLDRWFPLSNGQGQVLLRAQLGILVSQHSGVEAHSHSPSPLMEETEPWGTPPLISSSAPELRQRLPRSDSPSEAPAGPLGQVKLTVWYYSEERKLVSIVHSCRSLRQSSRDPPDPYVSLLLLPDKNRGSKRKTSQKKRTLNPEFSERFEWELPLDEALRRKLDVSVKSNSSFMSRDRELLGKVQLDLAEMDLSQGAAQWYDLTEDKDRSSS; this is encoded by the exons ATGGAGCGGCCAGTTGGAAAGGATCTCGGCCCCGTGGAGAGCGCCGTTGACCAACTTCCCGCGGCGCCGGCTAAGGAGGACCCCAGCCCCACGAAGCCTCCACCATCAAAGCAGCAGCACCCCGGGGCAGCGGGCGAGGCGCTAGCAGTTCTGAGCTCCTTCGGGCGGAGGCTGCTCGTGCTGGTGCCGGTGTATCTGGCTGGGGCCCTGGGACTCAGCGTGGGCTTCGTGCTCTTCGGCCTAGCCCTCTACCTGGGCTGGCGCCGGGTCCGCGGAGAGAAAGAGCGGAGCCTGCGGGCAGCGCGGCAGCTGCTGGACAATGAGGAGCAGCTCACCTCGCAGACCCTCTACCTGAGCCATCGCGAGCTGCCCGCTTGG gtCAGCTTCCCTGATGTGGAAAAggtggaatggttgaacaag ATTGTGGCCCAGGCCTGGCCTTTCCTGGGCCAATATATGGAGAAGCTCTTGGCGGAAACGGTGGCCCCAGCTGTTCGGGCATCCAATACTCATCTGCAGACTTTCACGTTTACtcgggtagaactaggagaaaag CCTTTACGAATCCTAGGAGTCAAGGTTCACACTGGTCAGAACAAACAGCAGATCCTGCTGGACCTTAATGTCAG CTATGTGGGTGATGTGCAGATTGATGTGGAAgtgaagaaatatttttgcaaagCTGGAGTCAAGGGTATGCAG CTACATGGCATCTTAAGGGTGATCCTTGAACCACTTATGGGAGACCTTCCTATCGTTGGGGctgtttccatgttcttcatcCGCCGCCCG ACTTTGGACATCAATTGGACAGGGATGACCAACCTGCTGGATATCCCAGGCCTTAG CTCTCTGTCCGACACAGTGATCATGGACTCCATCGCTGCTTTCCTCGTCCTGCCCAATCGCCTGCTGGTGCCTCTTGTGCCAGACTTGCAGGATGTGGCCCAGCTTCGATCTCCCCTCCCTCGG GGTATTGTCCGGATTCACTTGCTTGCTGCCCGGGCACTGAGCTCCAAGGACACCTATGTGCCAGGTCTGATGAAAGGCAAGTCAGACCCATACGCCATAGTGCGCGTAGGGACCCAAGTGTTCTGCAGCCGAGTCATTAACGAAGACCTCAACCCCCAGTGGGGAGAGACCTATGAG GTGATGGTACATGAGGTCCCAGGACAGGAGGTAGAAGTGGAAATATTTGACAAGGATCCGGACAAAGATGACTTTCTAGGCAG aCTGAAGCTGGACCTGGGGAAGGTGCTAGAGGCTCAAGTGTTGGATAAT TGGTTCCCCCTACAAGGCGGCCAGGGCCAAGTTCACCTTCGGCTCGAGTGGCTGTCGCTGTTGCCGGATGCTGACAAGCTAGAGCAG GTACTGCAGTGGAACAGAGGTATCTCTTCTCGACCAGAACCTCCTTCGGCTGCCATCTTGGTCGTCTACTTGGACAGGGCTCAGGATCTGCCA CTCTCTGCTCCTTCCCAGCTGAAGAAGGGGAACAAGGAACCCAACCCAATGGTGCAGTTCTCTGTGCAGGATGTGACTCGAGAGAGCAAG gCTGCCTACAACACCAACTCCCCGGTATGGGAAGAAGCCTTCCGGTTCTTCCTGCAGGACCCGAGAAGCCAAGAGCTTGACGCGCAG GTGAAGGATGACTCAAGGGCCCTGACATTAGGAGCCCTGACCCTGCCCCTGGCCCGCCTGCTCACTGCTCCTGACCTCACTCTGGACCAGTGGTTCCAGCTCTCTAGTTCTGGCCCGAACTCCCGACTCTACATGAAGCTGGTTCTGAGG ATTCTTTATTCAGACACATCACACCTACACTTCCCCACCATGCCAAGCTCTCCTGGCCTCCTGGACACAGCCAGTGAGAGCATCCAGATGGGCAGCAGTGTGGACATCCCACCCCGGCCAAGCCACTGCACTCCAGACGGCCACTTTGGGACGGAG AGTGTTCTGCGAATCCACGTGTTAGAAGCCCAGGACTTGATCGCCAAAGACCGCTTCTTGGGAGGGCTGGTGAAAGGCAAGTCAGACCCCTACGTGAAGCTTCGGGTGGCAGGACGGAGCTTCCGGAGCCGCGTGGTACGAGAGGAGCTCAACCCTCGCTGGAACGAGGTCTTTGAG GTGATTGTCACAGCGATTCCGGGCCAGGAGCTGGAGGTGGATGTCTTTGACAAGGACCTGGACAAGGATGACTTCCTGGGCCG GTGTAAAGTCAGCCTCAGCAGGGTCCTCAGCAGTGGCTTCATTGATGAG TGGTTGTCCCTGGAGGACGTACCGTCTGGCCGCCTGCACCTGCGCCTGGAGCGTCTGACCCCCCGGCCCACTGCCACAGAGCTGGAGGAG GTGCTGCAGGTGAATAGTCTTATCCAGACCCAGAAGAGTGCAGAACTGGCAGCTGCCCTTCTGTCTGTCTACCTAGAGCGGGCTGAAGATCTGCCG CTCCGAAAGGGCACCAAGCCCCCAAACCCATATGCCAGCCTCACTGTCGGGGACACCTCTTACAAGAGCAAG ACTTGCCCCCAAACCGCAGCCCCGATATGGGATGAgagtttctccttcctcatcagaAAGCCAAACATTGAGAGCTTGGAGCTTCAG GTACGGGGAGAGGGGACTGGTACTCTGGGCTCAGTCTCCTTGCAACTCTCCGAGCTCCTCATCGCTGACCAACTGTGCCTGGATCGATGGTTTCCCCTTAGCAATGGGCAGGGGCAAGTGCTACTCAGAGCACAGCTGGGG aTTCTTGTGTCCCAGCACTCAGGGGTGGAAGCCCACAGCCACAGTCCTTCTCCCCTGATGGAGGAGACAGAGCCATGGGGGACGCCACCCCTTATCTCCTCCTCAGCCCCTGAACTCCGACAACGCCTGCCACGCAGTGATAG CCCATCTGAAGCTCCAGCTGGGCCTTTAGGCCAAGTGAAGTTGACAGTTTGGTATTACAGTGAGGAGCGCAAGCTAGTTAGCATTGTCCACAGCTGTCG GAGCTTGCGGCAAAGTAGCCGGGATCCCCCTGACCCCTATGTGTCACTGCTGTTGCTACCAGACAAAAACCGGGGCTCCAAGAGAAAGACCTCCCAAAAGAAGAGAACTCTGAACCCTGAATTCAGTGAGAG GTTTGAGTGGGAATTGCCCCTGGATGAAGCCCTTCGACGGAAGCTGGATGTCTCCGTGAAGTCCAATAGCTCCTTTATGTCAAGGGATCGTGAACTGTTGGGGAAG GTGCAGCTTGACCTCGCTGAGATGGACCTGTCCCAGGGTGCTGCTCAATG GTATGACCTCACGGAGGACAAGGACAGGAGCAGCTCCTAG
- the ESYT1 gene encoding extended synaptotagmin-1 isoform X1, translated as MERPVGKDLGPVESAVDQLPAAPAKEDPSPTKPPPSKQQHPGAAGEALAVLSSFGRRLLVLVPVYLAGALGLSVGFVLFGLALYLGWRRVRGEKERSLRAARQLLDNEEQLTSQTLYLSHRELPAWVSFPDVEKVEWLNKIVAQAWPFLGQYMEKLLAETVAPAVRASNTHLQTFTFTRVELGEKPLRILGVKVHTGQNKQQILLDLNVSYVGDVQIDVEVKKYFCKAGVKGMQLHGILRVILEPLMGDLPIVGAVSMFFIRRPTLDINWTGMTNLLDIPGLSSLSDTVIMDSIAAFLVLPNRLLVPLVPDLQDVAQLRSPLPRGIVRIHLLAARALSSKDTYVPGLMKGKSDPYAIVRVGTQVFCSRVINEDLNPQWGETYEVMVHEVPGQEVEVEIFDKDPDKDDFLGRLKLDLGKVLEAQVLDNWFPLQGGQGQVHLRLEWLSLLPDADKLEQVLQWNRGISSRPEPPSAAILVVYLDRAQDLPLKKGNKEPNPMVQFSVQDVTRESKAAYNTNSPVWEEAFRFFLQDPRSQELDAQVKDDSRALTLGALTLPLARLLTAPDLTLDQWFQLSSSGPNSRLYMKLVLRILYSDTSHLHFPTMPSSPGLLDTASESIQMGSSVDIPPRPSHCTPDGHFGTESVLRIHVLEAQDLIAKDRFLGGLVKGKSDPYVKLRVAGRSFRSRVVREELNPRWNEVFEVIVTAIPGQELEVDVFDKDLDKDDFLGRCKVSLSRVLSSGFIDEWLSLEDVPSGRLHLRLERLTPRPTATELEEVLQVNSLIQTQKSAELAAALLSVYLERAEDLPLRKGTKPPNPYASLTVGDTSYKSKTCPQTAAPIWDESFSFLIRKPNIESLELQVRGEGTGTLGSVSLQLSELLIADQLCLDRWFPLSNGQGQVLLRAQLGILVSQHSGVEAHSHSPSPLMEETEPWGTPPLISSSAPELRQRLPRSDSPSEAPAGPLGQVKLTVWYYSEERKLVSIVHSCRSLRQSSRDPPDPYVSLLLLPDKNRGSKRKTSQKKRTLNPEFSERFEWELPLDEALRRKLDVSVKSNSSFMSRDRELLGKVQLDLAEMDLSQGAAQWYDLTEDKDRSSS; from the exons ATGGAGCGGCCAGTTGGAAAGGATCTCGGCCCCGTGGAGAGCGCCGTTGACCAACTTCCCGCGGCGCCGGCTAAGGAGGACCCCAGCCCCACGAAGCCTCCACCATCAAAGCAGCAGCACCCCGGGGCAGCGGGCGAGGCGCTAGCAGTTCTGAGCTCCTTCGGGCGGAGGCTGCTCGTGCTGGTGCCGGTGTATCTGGCTGGGGCCCTGGGACTCAGCGTGGGCTTCGTGCTCTTCGGCCTAGCCCTCTACCTGGGCTGGCGCCGGGTCCGCGGAGAGAAAGAGCGGAGCCTGCGGGCAGCGCGGCAGCTGCTGGACAATGAGGAGCAGCTCACCTCGCAGACCCTCTACCTGAGCCATCGCGAGCTGCCCGCTTGG gtCAGCTTCCCTGATGTGGAAAAggtggaatggttgaacaag ATTGTGGCCCAGGCCTGGCCTTTCCTGGGCCAATATATGGAGAAGCTCTTGGCGGAAACGGTGGCCCCAGCTGTTCGGGCATCCAATACTCATCTGCAGACTTTCACGTTTACtcgggtagaactaggagaaaag CCTTTACGAATCCTAGGAGTCAAGGTTCACACTGGTCAGAACAAACAGCAGATCCTGCTGGACCTTAATGTCAG CTATGTGGGTGATGTGCAGATTGATGTGGAAgtgaagaaatatttttgcaaagCTGGAGTCAAGGGTATGCAG CTACATGGCATCTTAAGGGTGATCCTTGAACCACTTATGGGAGACCTTCCTATCGTTGGGGctgtttccatgttcttcatcCGCCGCCCG ACTTTGGACATCAATTGGACAGGGATGACCAACCTGCTGGATATCCCAGGCCTTAG CTCTCTGTCCGACACAGTGATCATGGACTCCATCGCTGCTTTCCTCGTCCTGCCCAATCGCCTGCTGGTGCCTCTTGTGCCAGACTTGCAGGATGTGGCCCAGCTTCGATCTCCCCTCCCTCGG GGTATTGTCCGGATTCACTTGCTTGCTGCCCGGGCACTGAGCTCCAAGGACACCTATGTGCCAGGTCTGATGAAAGGCAAGTCAGACCCATACGCCATAGTGCGCGTAGGGACCCAAGTGTTCTGCAGCCGAGTCATTAACGAAGACCTCAACCCCCAGTGGGGAGAGACCTATGAG GTGATGGTACATGAGGTCCCAGGACAGGAGGTAGAAGTGGAAATATTTGACAAGGATCCGGACAAAGATGACTTTCTAGGCAG aCTGAAGCTGGACCTGGGGAAGGTGCTAGAGGCTCAAGTGTTGGATAAT TGGTTCCCCCTACAAGGCGGCCAGGGCCAAGTTCACCTTCGGCTCGAGTGGCTGTCGCTGTTGCCGGATGCTGACAAGCTAGAGCAG GTACTGCAGTGGAACAGAGGTATCTCTTCTCGACCAGAACCTCCTTCGGCTGCCATCTTGGTCGTCTACTTGGACAGGGCTCAGGATCTGCCA CTGAAGAAGGGGAACAAGGAACCCAACCCAATGGTGCAGTTCTCTGTGCAGGATGTGACTCGAGAGAGCAAG gCTGCCTACAACACCAACTCCCCGGTATGGGAAGAAGCCTTCCGGTTCTTCCTGCAGGACCCGAGAAGCCAAGAGCTTGACGCGCAG GTGAAGGATGACTCAAGGGCCCTGACATTAGGAGCCCTGACCCTGCCCCTGGCCCGCCTGCTCACTGCTCCTGACCTCACTCTGGACCAGTGGTTCCAGCTCTCTAGTTCTGGCCCGAACTCCCGACTCTACATGAAGCTGGTTCTGAGG ATTCTTTATTCAGACACATCACACCTACACTTCCCCACCATGCCAAGCTCTCCTGGCCTCCTGGACACAGCCAGTGAGAGCATCCAGATGGGCAGCAGTGTGGACATCCCACCCCGGCCAAGCCACTGCACTCCAGACGGCCACTTTGGGACGGAG AGTGTTCTGCGAATCCACGTGTTAGAAGCCCAGGACTTGATCGCCAAAGACCGCTTCTTGGGAGGGCTGGTGAAAGGCAAGTCAGACCCCTACGTGAAGCTTCGGGTGGCAGGACGGAGCTTCCGGAGCCGCGTGGTACGAGAGGAGCTCAACCCTCGCTGGAACGAGGTCTTTGAG GTGATTGTCACAGCGATTCCGGGCCAGGAGCTGGAGGTGGATGTCTTTGACAAGGACCTGGACAAGGATGACTTCCTGGGCCG GTGTAAAGTCAGCCTCAGCAGGGTCCTCAGCAGTGGCTTCATTGATGAG TGGTTGTCCCTGGAGGACGTACCGTCTGGCCGCCTGCACCTGCGCCTGGAGCGTCTGACCCCCCGGCCCACTGCCACAGAGCTGGAGGAG GTGCTGCAGGTGAATAGTCTTATCCAGACCCAGAAGAGTGCAGAACTGGCAGCTGCCCTTCTGTCTGTCTACCTAGAGCGGGCTGAAGATCTGCCG CTCCGAAAGGGCACCAAGCCCCCAAACCCATATGCCAGCCTCACTGTCGGGGACACCTCTTACAAGAGCAAG ACTTGCCCCCAAACCGCAGCCCCGATATGGGATGAgagtttctccttcctcatcagaAAGCCAAACATTGAGAGCTTGGAGCTTCAG GTACGGGGAGAGGGGACTGGTACTCTGGGCTCAGTCTCCTTGCAACTCTCCGAGCTCCTCATCGCTGACCAACTGTGCCTGGATCGATGGTTTCCCCTTAGCAATGGGCAGGGGCAAGTGCTACTCAGAGCACAGCTGGGG aTTCTTGTGTCCCAGCACTCAGGGGTGGAAGCCCACAGCCACAGTCCTTCTCCCCTGATGGAGGAGACAGAGCCATGGGGGACGCCACCCCTTATCTCCTCCTCAGCCCCTGAACTCCGACAACGCCTGCCACGCAGTGATAG CCCATCTGAAGCTCCAGCTGGGCCTTTAGGCCAAGTGAAGTTGACAGTTTGGTATTACAGTGAGGAGCGCAAGCTAGTTAGCATTGTCCACAGCTGTCG GAGCTTGCGGCAAAGTAGCCGGGATCCCCCTGACCCCTATGTGTCACTGCTGTTGCTACCAGACAAAAACCGGGGCTCCAAGAGAAAGACCTCCCAAAAGAAGAGAACTCTGAACCCTGAATTCAGTGAGAG GTTTGAGTGGGAATTGCCCCTGGATGAAGCCCTTCGACGGAAGCTGGATGTCTCCGTGAAGTCCAATAGCTCCTTTATGTCAAGGGATCGTGAACTGTTGGGGAAG GTGCAGCTTGACCTCGCTGAGATGGACCTGTCCCAGGGTGCTGCTCAATG GTATGACCTCACGGAGGACAAGGACAGGAGCAGCTCCTAG